One genomic segment of Scomber japonicus isolate fScoJap1 chromosome 23, fScoJap1.pri, whole genome shotgun sequence includes these proteins:
- the LOC128353384 gene encoding troponin I, slow skeletal muscle-like, producing the protein MNPKGDKPKSKISASRKLSLKMLLLTRACEDLEREIQEREEEKVRYLGEKLPPLQMSGLSMVELQGLCKQLHSKIDVVDEERYDCESKVTKHNKDIHELKLKVQDLGGKFKKPALRKVRVSADEMMRALLGSKHKGSMDLRANLKSVKKEDVKTDKVLTSEVGDWRKNVEAMSGMEGRKKMFDTGGGGQ; encoded by the exons ATGAATCCCAAGGGGGATAAG CCGAAGTCGAAGATTTCGGCTTCTCGCAAGCTCTCCCTCAAA ATGCTCCTCCTCACAAGAGCCTGTGAGGATTTGGAGAGGGAGAtacaggagagggaggaagagaaagtgcGCTATCTAGGAGAGAAGCTGCCCCCTCTGCAAATGTCTGGATTGTCAATGGTCGAGCTACAA GGTCTTTGCAAGCAGCTTCATTCAAAAATTGATGTTGTGGATGAGGAGAGATATGACTGCGAATCCAAAGTCACCAAACACAACAAAGAT ATTCATGAGCTGAAGCTGAAGGTACAGGACCTTGGAGGCAAGTTCAAAAAGCCTGCCCTTAGAAAGGTGAGGGTATCAGCAGATGAAATGATGAGAGCTCTCCTGGGCTCCAAACATAAGGGCTCGATGGATCTCAGAGCCAACCTGAAGTCTGTGAAGAAGGAGGATGTCAAAACGGACAAG GTGCTTACCAGTGAAGTGGGTGACTGGCGTAAGAATGTGGAGGCCATGTCAGGCATGGAGGGCCGTAAGAAGATGTTCGATACAGGCGGTGGTGGACAGTGA